TTCCTCTGAGCAATCAAGGTGTTCAATCTTCGCCAGTACATGCTTGTGCAGCTTGCCAAACACTTCAGCCACCTTGAGAGAGGTGGTACGCGGCTCATTGTTGATGATGGTGATGACGTCCTGCGGGACAAGAGAAAAAGAAGCAGCCATGATGGCCTCCTGTGTACGGATTTTGTTTTCCGCTTCCCGTCGCCAAACGGGTGGAGCGGAGCCGTGCAGGTTGGCGAACCGGACACAGGGCCGGCAGGTGCTCGCGCACCTCCCGCACGGCCCGCCCCATTGAGGACGCAGCCATGCTGCAGACACAAAAAAACCGCTCTCGCGGCGGTGTGTCCGCCTGTGAATCCGGGTCGCCAAACCCGGCCGCGCTATTGAACGCGACGGGGCAAAGATAGCCCGGAGCAGGGCAAACGTCAATTTCGAGGGGTGTGTAAGTGATGCCGTGACGCTGGATCAGGCATGGCATGGCTGTGCTGCTGCAGTCTATGTTGCAACAGAGGCGGTGGCTGTCATGAAATTGCGGAGCAAGCGCGATTTTGCGGAGCAAATGAAACGGGGCTTCCATTGCTGGAAGCCCCGTGCATACTGGTGCCGACTACCGGAATCGAACTGGTGACCTACTGATTACAAGGCAGTTGCTCTACCAACTGAGCTAAGTCGGCGATGAGTTGGAAATTATCACTCAAAAAACTCGTGGCGACAAATCATTTTTCGAATTTTGCCAAGAGTGCCAGAGGTAAGGGCTGGTATTTCAAGTGAATTCGTGAGAATGCATATGAATTGATGGCTGGATTGATTTCATGTACGTGTCCGAAGCATCTTGGAATGAAAAAGGCTGACGGTCACGTCAGCCTTTTTATCGGTAAATGCAGACGGCTCATCCTAGAAGCAAGGCATCGTCAGCAATTTTTTCACCCCGTGTCCGCTCGAACATGGCAAGGAGATCCGGTACGTCCATGCGTTGGCGCTCGTCACCTGAAACATCCAGCACGATCCGCCCTTGATGCAGCATGATGGTGCGTTCGCCGTGATCCAGGGCCTGGCGCATGGAGTGGGTCACCATCAGGGTGGTGAGTCCGTTTGCATTGACGATCTGGTCAGTCAGCTCCAGCACGAATGCTGCTGTCTTGGGATCCAGTGCTGCCGTGTGTTCGTCCAGCAGCAGTAACCGGGACGGGCGGAGCGAGGCCATCAGCAGGCTGACAGCCTGGCGTTGTCCTCCGGACAGCAGGCCCATGCGGTCGGTCAGGCGGTTTTCCAGACCCAGTTTCAGGATCGACAGCTTTTCACGGAAAATCTCGCGCAGGCCTGACGTAACCGCCGGGCGCAAATGCCGGCGTTCACCCCGCTGCCAGGCAAGGGCAAGGTTCTCCTCGATGCTGAGCCCTTCGCAGGTACCGGCCATCGGGTCCTGGAATACACGGGCCACCATGCCCGCACGTTGCCAGGCGCTCAGCCTGGTGACGTCTTTTCCATCGATGTGAATACTGCCGGTATCGACGATCAGGTCACCGGACAAGGCGTTCAGGAAAGTGGATTTCCCGGCGCCGTTACTGCCGATCACCGTCACGAACTGGCCGTTGGGAATGTGCAGGTCAATGCCGCGCAGGGCCGGGTTTTCGATCGGAGTACCTGGATTGAAAGTCTTGGTCAGACCCCGGGCCTTCATCATGATGCGGCTCCTTTGCGGGCTTTGAAACGTGCCTTGATCATCGGCAGCACCAAGGCGAAGCCGACCAGCAGCGCCGTAATCAGGTTCAGGTCCTGTGCGGCGAGAAAATCGGCCGACAAGGCCAGTGCGATCAGGAAACGGTAGAGCAGGGCACCGAATACGGTTGCCAGCGTAATGACCCACAGCGACCGGCTCGGCAAAAGCGTCTCGCCAATGATCACGGCAGCCAGGCCGATCACGATGGTTCCGATCCCCATGGAGATGTCGGCACCGCCCTGGGTCTGTACGTACAGGGCGCCACCAAGGGCAATCAGGGCATTGGACAGGGCCAGCCCGCTCAGGACAGCACGATTAGTGCTGACCCCTTGTGCACGTGCCATGCGCGGATTGGCGCCGGTGGCCCGCATGGCCAGTCCTGACTGGGAGGCAAAATAGGCGTCAAGCGCCAGTTTGGCTGCCACCACGATGGCGGCCAGTACGCCTGGCTGGATCCACATGGCGGCATCACTGGCCGGATCCATGAAAGGCTCGAATACCGTCGGTTCGCCCAGAAGAGGCACATTGGGTGCGCCCATGATGCGCAGGTTGATCGAGTACAGTGCCACCATCACCAGAATGCTGGCCAGAAGTTGCAGGATGTTCAGCCGCACGTTCAGCCAGGCCGTGACCCAACCGGCGGCAGCACCTGCCAGCATGGCTGCGATACAGGCAATCCAGGGATCGGTTCCGCCAACGATCAGTGTGGCCGCCACGGCACCACCCAGAGGAAAGCTGCCGTCTGCCGTCAGGTCGGGAAAATTCAGGATGCGGAAGGAAATCAGGACGCCCAAAGCAACCAGTGCAAAGATCAGGCCGATTTCCAGCGCCCCCAGGAGTGAAATCAGGGACATGTGAAACTACGCGTGAGGTGGGAGACGGACGGGCAGGCGCATGAAACGCCCTGCCCGCCGGGTAGGACAAGAATTACTTCAGGACCGTTTTGGCTTCCTGCTTGAGTGCATCGCTCAGCGGAGCACCCTGCTTCTGGGCTGAGGTCTGGTTCACGACCAGTGACAGCTTTTCACCCAGCTGCGGTGCAATGCTGTTGGTTTTTTCGCCCTTGAGGATGCGTACGACGATCTTGCCGGTCTGGCGGCCCATGTCGTAATAGCTCTGTCCCAGGGCTGCAATGGCGCCGCGCTCGACCGAATCGGTGTCCGAAGCGATCAGCGGGATACGGCTGACGTTGGCAACATTGGCCAGCGACTCATAGGTCGACACCACGTTGTTGTCAGTCGAGGTATACAGCGCATCCACCTTGCCGACGAGGCTCTTGGCGGCCGGGCCCACATCAACCGTACGCGGAGCCGGTGCTTCGACCAGCGTCATGCCTCGACGGCCCAGCTCGGCCTTGAGTTCCTTGGCAACCATCACCGAGTTGACTTCGCCCGGGCTGTAGACCATGCCGACCTTCTTGACGCCCGGCTTGACCTTCAGGATCAGGTCCACCTGCGGCGGAATCGCCAGCTTGTCGGACACACCGGTCACGTTGCCGTTGCCGGCATTCCAGCTCTTGACCAGCTTGGCTGCCACCGGATCTGTCACCGCAGCAAATACCACGGGAGTGGTGCCACGGCTGGCTGCAACCGCAGCCTGGGCGCTGGGTGTGGCGATGGCCACAATGGCATCAACCTTGTCGCCGACAAACTTGCGGGCAATCTGGCCGGCCGTGGCGGTATTGCCCTGGGCGCTCTGGAACTGGTACTTCAGGTTCTTGCCGGGGACGAAACCCTGGGCCTTGAGTTCGTCTTCCACGCCTTTGCGCACGTCATCAAGTGCCGGGTGGTCAACAATCGCCGTTACCCCGACGGATTTGACATCGTTGGCGTAACTAAGCGGAGCGAAAGCGGCCATCAGGCCGCAGGCGATAAGACTCAGAGCATTGCGTCGTTTCATAGCTGCCGTTCCAGAGATGTTTGTTGCTGAAATGTGCAAATAGACCGGATTTCATCTGGTTTAAGGTGATGTTATTGCAACAGGGTAAATCTTTTTGACAATCGATGGGTAAAAAATGTCCTGAAACTGGTCTTTTGTATTTTTCGATGCCTTTATCCTGATTGACGGGCCGAATTTGCAGCACAAATCGTTGCTGGAGTAATGGTTTCTACCAAATTGACCACCCTGCGATGCCTCGTTGCCTTTCTGCCAATAGAAGCAAAGGCCGGAATGGCATTCGGCCCGTACGAAGCGCGTGCTCCGTACGGGCCGAACATCCCGGGGCCGGGGTTGAAGGCGTCAGTCTGCCGGCGGGCAACGACCGGGCCCGGCGGTGCTGTCTCCGCCTTGCTGGCGGATGACCGACATGGCGGTGGCGACCAGGCCGGCGACGTCACCGGCATTGGCCGGCAGGATCAGGGTATTGCCCTTGCGGGCCAGTTGGGCGAAGGCATCGACGTACTGCTCGGCTACCTTGAGATTGACGGCCTCGATGCCTCCGGGCGTCTGTACCGCACCGGCTACGCGGGCGATGGCATCGGCCGTGGCATCTGCCACCAGCCGGATGGCTTCGGATTCGCCCTGGGCTGTGTTGATGCGGGCCTGTCGTTCGCCGGAGGACTGGTTGATGAGCGCCTGCATTTCACCTTCGGATTTCTTGATGGCAGCCTCACGCTCACCGGTGGCGATGTTGATCTGCTCCATCTTGCGGCCTTCGCTGGAAGCGATCAGGGCGCGCTTTTCCCGCTCGGCAGTGATTTGCTGCTGCATGGCATGCAGGATTTCCGTCGGGGGAACCAGGTCCTTGATTTCGTAGCGCAATACCTTGACACCCCAGGTCTGGGCTGCTTCGTCCAGTGCCGCCACGACGGCCCGGTTGATGTCGTCGCGCTCTTCGAAAGTCTTGTCCAGTTCCATCTTGCCGATCAGCGAGCGCAGGGTGGTCTGGGCCAGCTGGGAAATTGCCAGCACATAATCACTGGTGCCATAGCTGGCACGTTTGGCATCGGTCACGAGGAAATACAGGATGCCGTCGACCTTGAGCTGGGTATTGTCCTTGGTGATGCAGATCTGGCTTGGCACGTCGAGCGGGATTTCCTTGAGACTGTGGCGATAGGCTACGCGGTCAATGAACGGAATGATGACGTTCAGGCCCGGAGACAGGACGCTGTGAAAACGTCCCAGTCGTTCGACGACAAAGGCACTTTGCTGCGGTACCACGCGCAAGGCGCGGGCAACGACAATAAAGGCAAGGATCAGCAGGACAGCAGCGGTAGACAGCATGGGGGTCACTCCTCGACAGCACGGATGATCAGGGTATTGCCGTCCAGCCTGACTATCTCGAAATGACAGTCTGTTGCCGGACGGATTCTGGAGGAGAGCCGTGCATCCCATTCCGTGCCGCGATAGCGTACACGGGCGTGACGAGCATCCTGCCAGTAAAGTATTTCGACAGTGGCGCCTGCGTCGGCATCCAGCGGGGCCGGTGCTGAGGACAGCAGTTGCCGGCGACGGCGCAGCAGGAACAGCCAGCCGGCCAGCGTGATGGCGGCGGCACTGATGAAGTGCCATTCCGGCGCAAGACCCAGCCCGGCTGTGGCGGCAGCCGCCAGAAGCCCGATGGCCAGGACCAGAAGGTAAAAGGTTCCGCTGAACAGCTCGGCCACGAGGGCCAGCAATGCCAGAATCAGCCAGAGATAGGCATGGGACATGGCCGCTTTCCAATAGTCAGGCGCAACAGCACGCTGCATGATGGTACTGGCTGGGCCGGAAATCACAAAGGAACGTGCCCGCTGGTCGGAGCAGGTCTTGCCTTTGGTCAAACAGGGCAGGATCACCGCTTGGCTGCTGAAGCCATTTCAAGAAATGCTGCTTTTTTCGAGTCAAAGGATTTGACCATAAAATGTTGACTGTCTATTCCGATACTCATCACGAGCAGGCCGGCAAGGCGGAATTGATCAATGGCACCCTGATGCCGTGTTTTGAAAATCCTTCGCGGGCCGACATGGTGCGGGAGGCTGTGGATGCCGCAGGCTTTTCCCGCATCGGGCCAACCGACCATGGCAAGGAGCCGATCCTGGCCGTGCACCGCGAGAACTATGTCCGGTTCCTGGAAACCTTCTGGGAGCGCTGGAGTCGCCCAAGCCGCCGTTCGGCCACCGGTCGGGATTACGATGCCTTGCCGCTGATCTGGCCGACCCGCTGCTTCCGGCAGGTCGAACCGGAGGACATTGACGGGCAGCTCGGTTATTTCAGCATGGATGCCGGCACTCCGGTCACCAAGGGCACATGGACGGCCATCTATGGGTCGGCACAAACGGCCCTGACGGGAGCTGACCGGTTGCTGGCCGGTGAAAAGGGCGTGTTTGCCCTGTGCCGTCCGCCGGGACATCATGCCGCTGCGGATGTGTTTGGCGGCTACTGCTTCTTCAACAATGCGGCCATTGCTGCCCAGCACTTGCGTGACAAGGGGTGCAGCCGGGTCGCGGTTCTGGATGTCGACTATCACCACGGCAACGGTACCCAGAGCATTTTTTATGACCGTGCCGACGTGCTGTTTGCGTCCATTCATGGCGACCCGCGGACAGAGTTTCCGTTTTACCTCGGGTTTGCCGATGAAAGAGGAGAGGGCGCCGGGTTGGGTTTCAACCATAATTTTCCGCTGCCGGCCGGGAGCGATGTGCCTGCGTGGATGGGCGCACTGGCCGACGCATGCCGGGTGATCTCGGCATTCCGGCCTGATGCGCTGGTGGTGTCGCTCGGGCTTGATACATATCAGGGCGATCCGATTTCCACCTTCAAGCTGGATACCCCTGAGTTTGTGCGCATGGGCGAGCAACTGGGGCGGCTGGGGGTGCCAACCCTGTTCTGCCT
The DNA window shown above is from Laribacter hongkongensis DSM 14985 and carries:
- a CDS encoding ABC transporter ATP-binding protein — translated: MMKARGLTKTFNPGTPIENPALRGIDLHIPNGQFVTVIGSNGAGKSTFLNALSGDLIVDTGSIHIDGKDVTRLSAWQRAGMVARVFQDPMAGTCEGLSIEENLALAWQRGERRHLRPAVTSGLREIFREKLSILKLGLENRLTDRMGLLSGGQRQAVSLLMASLRPSRLLLLDEHTAALDPKTAAFVLELTDQIVNANGLTTLMVTHSMRQALDHGERTIMLHQGRIVLDVSGDERQRMDVPDLLAMFERTRGEKIADDALLLG
- a CDS encoding ABC transporter permease, translating into MSLISLLGALEIGLIFALVALGVLISFRILNFPDLTADGSFPLGGAVAATLIVGGTDPWIACIAAMLAGAAAGWVTAWLNVRLNILQLLASILVMVALYSINLRIMGAPNVPLLGEPTVFEPFMDPASDAAMWIQPGVLAAIVVAAKLALDAYFASQSGLAMRATGANPRMARAQGVSTNRAVLSGLALSNALIALGGALYVQTQGGADISMGIGTIVIGLAAVIIGETLLPSRSLWVITLATVFGALLYRFLIALALSADFLAAQDLNLITALLVGFALVLPMIKARFKARKGAAS
- a CDS encoding ABC transporter substrate-binding protein, translating into MKRRNALSLIACGLMAAFAPLSYANDVKSVGVTAIVDHPALDDVRKGVEDELKAQGFVPGKNLKYQFQSAQGNTATAGQIARKFVGDKVDAIVAIATPSAQAAVAASRGTTPVVFAAVTDPVAAKLVKSWNAGNGNVTGVSDKLAIPPQVDLILKVKPGVKKVGMVYSPGEVNSVMVAKELKAELGRRGMTLVEAPAPRTVDVGPAAKSLVGKVDALYTSTDNNVVSTYESLANVANVSRIPLIASDTDSVERGAIAALGQSYYDMGRQTGKIVVRILKGEKTNSIAPQLGEKLSLVVNQTSAQKQGAPLSDALKQEAKTVLK
- a CDS encoding SPFH domain-containing protein; this translates as MLSTAAVLLILAFIVVARALRVVPQQSAFVVERLGRFHSVLSPGLNVIIPFIDRVAYRHSLKEIPLDVPSQICITKDNTQLKVDGILYFLVTDAKRASYGTSDYVLAISQLAQTTLRSLIGKMELDKTFEERDDINRAVVAALDEAAQTWGVKVLRYEIKDLVPPTEILHAMQQQITAEREKRALIASSEGRKMEQINIATGEREAAIKKSEGEMQALINQSSGERQARINTAQGESEAIRLVADATADAIARVAGAVQTPGGIEAVNLKVAEQYVDAFAQLARKGNTLILPANAGDVAGLVATAMSVIRQQGGDSTAGPGRCPPAD
- a CDS encoding NfeD family protein, with the protein product MSHAYLWLILALLALVAELFSGTFYLLVLAIGLLAAAATAGLGLAPEWHFISAAAITLAGWLFLLRRRRQLLSSAPAPLDADAGATVEILYWQDARHARVRYRGTEWDARLSSRIRPATDCHFEIVRLDGNTLIIRAVEE
- a CDS encoding histone deacetylase family protein, with amino-acid sequence MLTVYSDTHHEQAGKAELINGTLMPCFENPSRADMVREAVDAAGFSRIGPTDHGKEPILAVHRENYVRFLETFWERWSRPSRRSATGRDYDALPLIWPTRCFRQVEPEDIDGQLGYFSMDAGTPVTKGTWTAIYGSAQTALTGADRLLAGEKGVFALCRPPGHHAAADVFGGYCFFNNAAIAAQHLRDKGCSRVAVLDVDYHHGNGTQSIFYDRADVLFASIHGDPRTEFPFYLGFADERGEGAGLGFNHNFPLPAGSDVPAWMGALADACRVISAFRPDALVVSLGLDTYQGDPISTFKLDTPEFVRMGEQLGRLGVPTLFCLEGGYAVGPIGANAVAVLSGYDGTAHG